From the genome of Syngnathus acus chromosome 24, fSynAcu1.2, whole genome shotgun sequence, one region includes:
- the tab2 gene encoding TGF-beta-activated kinase 1 and MAP3K7-binding protein 2 isoform X2: MAQGSHHIDIQVLHDLRQKFPEVPEGVVSQCVLQNNNNLDACCEYLSQVSPCYLYSEEGNITFSDDPSLTRLRNHMTQLNLGLQSQNVHVAPARDGLRMNGSRTLAHSLSEGPLQTDQAPNSNFFQQEPQSAPVEVPPSLNVFSAMEPSRKPQPPQHLGLYPLGVKGTTMGFQQTPRFNPITVTLAPHIQTGRNTPTSLHIHGGPQSGLSSPQGNSIYIRPYLSQCGTTRPNQQQGGRAQYSPTSHPQQQIYQISHPSSLSGSWPGPQQSSSSHTSQQHTHGHQTSHVYMPISSPTNSQAPSIFPSGSQPSSSGVSSSCSSSSSSSSSSVIPTSLPAISQYNIQNISTGPRKNQIEIKLESPQRSNSTTTTAVLRTGGGSRSSSASSSCPSSSSSSSSSSTGVSTVPSTPLSIGGSGLSRSQPTVYISASPPTAATTPSEEAVLAPAGSRSQPKFYISANASSDDSGGRNPPTVYISANPPLQGPPGARNIGGQVSMGPAYIHHHPPKSRPSIGVANTASSPRVVVTQPNTKYTFKITVSPNKPPAVSPGVVSPTFEPNNLLSLPSDHHFAEPDPLHLSDPLSPHNERPSEPRRLSMGSDDAAYTQALLVHQKARMERLWHELELKKKKLEKLKEEVNEMENDLTRRRLERSNSASQIPSIEEMKQLRCKNRLLQIDIDCLTKEIDLFQKRDSKSLAEQEEDEGTQWSCTGCTFLNHPALNRCEECDRLRDF, from the exons ATGGCCCAGGGAAGCCACCATATTGACATTCAGGTTTTGCATGACCTGCGCCAGAAGTTCCCTGAAGTTCCAGAGGGTGTTGTGTCCCAGTGTGTTCTGCAG AATAACAACAACTTAGACGCTTGCTGTGAATATTTGTCCCAGGTCAGTCCATGCTACTTGTACAGTGAAGAAGGAAACATCACCTTTTCTGACGACCCCAGCTTGACCAGGCTCCGTAATCACATGACCCAGCTGAACCTGGGCCTGCAGTCTCAGAATGTGCACGTGGCCCCCGCCCGAGACGGCCTGAGAATGAACGGCAGCCGGACTCTGGCCCATAGCCTGAGCGAAGGGCCCCTGCAGACAGACCAGGCCCCGAACAGTAACTTCTTTCAGCAGGAGCCGCAGTCTGCTCCAGTTGAAGTGCCTCCCAGTCTCAATGTGTTTAGTGCGATGGAGCCCTCGCGCAAACCACAACCTCCGCAGCACCTTGGACTCTACCCCCTGGGCGTCAAAGGAACCACCATGGGTTTCCAGCAAACGCCACGTTTCAATCCTATTACCGTGACGCTAGCTCCTCATATTCAGACAGGCCGCAACACTCCTACTTCTTTACACATACATGGCGGGCCGCAGTCAGGTCTAAGCAGCCCACAGGGTAACTCAATCTACATTAGGCCCTACTTAAGTCAATGCGGTACGACCCGGCCCAACCAGCAGCAGGGAGGCAGGGCCCAGTATAGCCCCACCTCTCATCCGCAGCAGCAGATCTATCAGATCTCTCACCCTTCGTCCTTGTCAGGGTCTTGGCCGGGCCCTCAGCAATCTTCTTCCTCGCATACCTCACAGCAGCATACCCACGGCCACCAGACATCTCATGTCTACATGCCAATCAGCTCCCCCACCAATTCCCAGGCACCCTCCATTTTTCCTTCCGGAAGCCAGCCGTCCTCATCCGGCGTCTCGTCTTCTTGCTCGTCTtcctcgtcgtcctcctcttcctccgtcATCCCCACCTCACTCCCTGCTATCAGCCAGTACAACATCCAGAACATCTCCACCGGCCCGCGAAAGAATCAGATCGAGATCAAACTTGAATCTCCTCAGAGGAGCAACTCCACCACAACAACAGCTGTGCTGCGGACAGGCGGTGGGTCCCGTTCCTCGTCCGCCTCGTCCTCCTGCccttcctcctcgtcctcctcctcctcttcctcaactGGGGTTTCTACTGTCCCGAGCACGCCGCTCTCCATCGGAGGCTCAGGTCTAAGCCGTAGCCAGCCCACTGTTTACATCTCCGCAAGCCCGCCCACTGCTGCTACCACGCCTTCCGAGGAGGCTGTCCTGGCCCCAGCCGGATCCCGTTCACAACCCAAGTTTTACATTTCAGCCAATGCCTCCAGTGATGACAGTGGGGGTAGGAATCCTCCCACAGTCTACATCTCAGCTAACCCTCCATTGCAGGGGCCGCCAGGTGCGAGGAACATTGGGGGCCAGGTGAGCATGGGCCCCGCTTATATCCACCACCATCCACCGAAATCCCGACCCTCTATAGGAGTGGCAAACACGGCTTCCTCGCCCCGTGTGGTGGTGACGCAACCCAACACAAAATATACTTTTAAAATCACTGTGTCCCCCAATAAGCCCCCAGCAGTGTCCCCTGGGGTTGTGTCTCCTACATTTGAGCCCAACAACCTCCTCAGCCTACCGTCAGACCATCACTTTGCCGAGCCGGACCCCCTCCATCTCTCGGACCCGCTTTCACCACACAACGAGAGACCGAGCGAGCCTCGCCGACTCAGCATGGGCTCTGATGACGCGGCGTACACACAAG CATTGTTGGTCCATCAAAAGGCCCGCATGGAGAGGCTTTGGCACGAACTGGAGctcaagaaaaagaagctgGAGAAGCTAAAAGAAGAGGTCAACGAGATGGAGAATGACCTGACACGGAGACGACTGGAGAGATCTAACTCTGCCTCCCAAATCCCTTCa ATCGAGGAAATGAAGCAGTTGCGATGCAAAAACCGATTACTACAAATTGACATTGACTGCCTCACCAAGGAAATTGATCTCTTTCAAAAAAGAG
- the tab2 gene encoding TGF-beta-activated kinase 1 and MAP3K7-binding protein 2 isoform X1: MAQGSHHIDIQVLHDLRQKFPEVPEGVVSQCVLQNNNNLDACCEYLSQVSPCYLYSEEGNITFSDDPSLTRLRNHMTQLNLGLQSQNVHVAPARDGLRMNGSRTLAHSLSEGPLQTDQAPNSNFFQQEPQSAPVEVPPSLNVFSAMEPSRKPQPPQHLGLYPLGVKGTTMGFQQTPRFNPITVTLAPHIQTGRNTPTSLHIHGGPQSGLSSPQGNSIYIRPYLSQCGTTRPNQQQGGRAQYSPTSHPQQQIYQISHPSSLSGSWPGPQQSSSSHTSQQHTHGHQTSHVYMPISSPTNSQAPSIFPSGSQPSSSGVSSSCSSSSSSSSSSVIPTSLPAISQYNIQNISTGPRKNQIEIKLESPQRSNSTTTTAVLRTGGGSRSSSASSSCPSSSSSSSSSSTGVSTVPSTPLSIGGSGLSRSQPTVYISASPPTAATTPSEEAVLAPAGSRSQPKFYISANASSDDSGGRNPPTVYISANPPLQGPPGARNIGGQVSMGPAYIHHHPPKSRPSIGVANTASSPRVVVTQPNTKYTFKITVSPNKPPAVSPGVVSPTFEPNNLLSLPSDHHFAEPDPLHLSDPLSPHNERPSEPRRLSMGSDDAAYTQALLVHQKARMERLWHELELKKKKLEKLKEEVNEMENDLTRRRLERSNSASQIPSIEEMKQLRCKNRLLQIDIDCLTKEIDLFQKRGPHFNPVAIHNFYDNIGFVGPVPPKPKSTLSVDSKSLAEQEEDEGTQWSCTGCTFLNHPALNRCEECDRLRDF; the protein is encoded by the exons ATGGCCCAGGGAAGCCACCATATTGACATTCAGGTTTTGCATGACCTGCGCCAGAAGTTCCCTGAAGTTCCAGAGGGTGTTGTGTCCCAGTGTGTTCTGCAG AATAACAACAACTTAGACGCTTGCTGTGAATATTTGTCCCAGGTCAGTCCATGCTACTTGTACAGTGAAGAAGGAAACATCACCTTTTCTGACGACCCCAGCTTGACCAGGCTCCGTAATCACATGACCCAGCTGAACCTGGGCCTGCAGTCTCAGAATGTGCACGTGGCCCCCGCCCGAGACGGCCTGAGAATGAACGGCAGCCGGACTCTGGCCCATAGCCTGAGCGAAGGGCCCCTGCAGACAGACCAGGCCCCGAACAGTAACTTCTTTCAGCAGGAGCCGCAGTCTGCTCCAGTTGAAGTGCCTCCCAGTCTCAATGTGTTTAGTGCGATGGAGCCCTCGCGCAAACCACAACCTCCGCAGCACCTTGGACTCTACCCCCTGGGCGTCAAAGGAACCACCATGGGTTTCCAGCAAACGCCACGTTTCAATCCTATTACCGTGACGCTAGCTCCTCATATTCAGACAGGCCGCAACACTCCTACTTCTTTACACATACATGGCGGGCCGCAGTCAGGTCTAAGCAGCCCACAGGGTAACTCAATCTACATTAGGCCCTACTTAAGTCAATGCGGTACGACCCGGCCCAACCAGCAGCAGGGAGGCAGGGCCCAGTATAGCCCCACCTCTCATCCGCAGCAGCAGATCTATCAGATCTCTCACCCTTCGTCCTTGTCAGGGTCTTGGCCGGGCCCTCAGCAATCTTCTTCCTCGCATACCTCACAGCAGCATACCCACGGCCACCAGACATCTCATGTCTACATGCCAATCAGCTCCCCCACCAATTCCCAGGCACCCTCCATTTTTCCTTCCGGAAGCCAGCCGTCCTCATCCGGCGTCTCGTCTTCTTGCTCGTCTtcctcgtcgtcctcctcttcctccgtcATCCCCACCTCACTCCCTGCTATCAGCCAGTACAACATCCAGAACATCTCCACCGGCCCGCGAAAGAATCAGATCGAGATCAAACTTGAATCTCCTCAGAGGAGCAACTCCACCACAACAACAGCTGTGCTGCGGACAGGCGGTGGGTCCCGTTCCTCGTCCGCCTCGTCCTCCTGCccttcctcctcgtcctcctcctcctcttcctcaactGGGGTTTCTACTGTCCCGAGCACGCCGCTCTCCATCGGAGGCTCAGGTCTAAGCCGTAGCCAGCCCACTGTTTACATCTCCGCAAGCCCGCCCACTGCTGCTACCACGCCTTCCGAGGAGGCTGTCCTGGCCCCAGCCGGATCCCGTTCACAACCCAAGTTTTACATTTCAGCCAATGCCTCCAGTGATGACAGTGGGGGTAGGAATCCTCCCACAGTCTACATCTCAGCTAACCCTCCATTGCAGGGGCCGCCAGGTGCGAGGAACATTGGGGGCCAGGTGAGCATGGGCCCCGCTTATATCCACCACCATCCACCGAAATCCCGACCCTCTATAGGAGTGGCAAACACGGCTTCCTCGCCCCGTGTGGTGGTGACGCAACCCAACACAAAATATACTTTTAAAATCACTGTGTCCCCCAATAAGCCCCCAGCAGTGTCCCCTGGGGTTGTGTCTCCTACATTTGAGCCCAACAACCTCCTCAGCCTACCGTCAGACCATCACTTTGCCGAGCCGGACCCCCTCCATCTCTCGGACCCGCTTTCACCACACAACGAGAGACCGAGCGAGCCTCGCCGACTCAGCATGGGCTCTGATGACGCGGCGTACACACAAG CATTGTTGGTCCATCAAAAGGCCCGCATGGAGAGGCTTTGGCACGAACTGGAGctcaagaaaaagaagctgGAGAAGCTAAAAGAAGAGGTCAACGAGATGGAGAATGACCTGACACGGAGACGACTGGAGAGATCTAACTCTGCCTCCCAAATCCCTTCa ATCGAGGAAATGAAGCAGTTGCGATGCAAAAACCGATTACTACAAATTGACATTGACTGCCTCACCAAGGAAATTGATCTCTTTCAAAAAAGAG